A region of bacterium DNA encodes the following proteins:
- the cpaB gene encoding Flp pilus assembly protein CpaB, with product MKNRTPIVIAIIIGVLAIFSVHSYVKRVEQTTQDKLKGMPVVSAKVKIAPGVELTMEMFVPKEVPEQFIPAQAIKGSAELKQIIGRKLRVPVKAGQIVLWSDLVSEDKSGLSSAIPAGEGAFTVSISKGIKSGLIQPNDHIDIIGSFAMPKPAQSIPNSTATWRQGSDMVNVVLLQNVTVLALGDSFGAGRAAGGSGGGDVTLSLTLQEAQLLMFASAHGELGAVLRRDGAQDIKARAELPRITFEAIDTIVGDLDGKRAMRIIEVQKGSKTVPVPVLN from the coding sequence ATGAAAAATCGAACTCCTATTGTCATTGCTATTATTATCGGTGTGTTGGCGATCTTTTCCGTCCATTCCTACGTGAAGCGTGTGGAGCAGACGACTCAGGATAAGCTGAAGGGGATGCCGGTAGTATCGGCTAAAGTGAAAATTGCGCCTGGCGTTGAATTGACCATGGAAATGTTTGTGCCTAAAGAGGTCCCCGAGCAATTTATCCCCGCTCAAGCGATCAAGGGGAGTGCGGAGTTGAAGCAGATTATCGGGCGTAAGCTGCGCGTTCCGGTCAAGGCGGGTCAGATCGTGCTCTGGTCTGATCTGGTCAGCGAGGATAAGTCCGGCTTGTCGAGTGCCATCCCCGCAGGGGAGGGGGCGTTTACGGTATCGATCTCAAAAGGCATTAAAAGCGGCTTGATCCAGCCCAATGACCATATTGATATCATTGGCTCATTTGCGATGCCGAAGCCGGCTCAGTCAATCCCCAACTCGACGGCAACCTGGCGACAGGGTTCTGATATGGTGAATGTGGTCTTGCTGCAGAATGTGACCGTGTTGGCTTTAGGGGATTCATTTGGCGCGGGGCGAGCTGCGGGAGGGTCAGGCGGTGGGGATGTTACCCTCTCGCTGACGTTGCAGGAGGCCCAATTGCTAATGTTCGCCTCCGCACACGGTGAGTTGGGCGCCGTCTTGCGCCGGGACGGGGCACAGGATATCAAAGCCAGGGCTGAATTGCCGCGGATTACGTTTGAGGCCATCGATACGATTGTGGGTGATTTGGACGGAAAGCGGGCCATGCGGATCATTGAGGTGCAGAAGGGGTCGAAAACGGTGCCGGTACCGGTGTTGAATTAA
- a CDS encoding CpaF family protein, protein MTTSQEDASNTPQPQPDSASSKSKAKPSYLYLFFAPVQEYLMDDEVSEILINGPRQIYVERKGKLTPTAAAFINEQALEAAVMNVARSVGRFFNAENPQLDARLPDGSRLHAVMPPLSRSGTMVAIRKFRREKLTLQQLIDFGSVTPEGAQLLDKIVKSGKNIIVSGATSSGKTSVLNVLSALIPDNQRILVLEDASELQLQQTHVGCFETRKPDEHGKGEITIRDLLRSVLRLRPDRIIVGEIRGGEALDMLQAMNTGHDGCMSTIHANSAKDSLSRLETCSLLSGVEIPLAVIREQVASAINIVVQTARLPNGSRKITGITEVLGLENGHYKLNDIYSLSH, encoded by the coding sequence ATGACGACTTCACAGGAAGATGCCAGCAATACCCCGCAACCCCAACCTGACTCCGCCTCGTCCAAGTCAAAAGCCAAACCCTCTTATCTCTATTTGTTCTTCGCACCGGTCCAAGAATACTTGATGGACGATGAAGTGTCGGAAATCCTGATCAACGGCCCCCGGCAAATCTATGTTGAGCGCAAAGGGAAACTCACGCCGACGGCCGCCGCGTTCATCAATGAACAGGCGCTGGAAGCGGCAGTGATGAATGTGGCCCGTAGTGTTGGGCGATTTTTCAACGCCGAAAACCCTCAACTGGACGCCCGTCTACCTGATGGATCACGACTCCACGCGGTCATGCCCCCGCTCTCCCGCTCCGGCACGATGGTGGCGATCCGTAAATTCCGCCGCGAAAAGCTGACGCTCCAGCAATTAATCGATTTCGGCAGCGTCACCCCTGAAGGGGCACAGCTGCTTGATAAAATAGTAAAATCAGGAAAGAACATCATCGTCTCCGGCGCCACATCGTCAGGCAAAACCTCCGTCCTGAATGTGCTCAGCGCGTTAATTCCCGACAACCAGCGCATCCTCGTGCTGGAAGATGCCAGCGAACTTCAGCTTCAGCAAACGCATGTCGGGTGTTTTGAAACCAGGAAACCGGATGAGCACGGCAAAGGAGAGATCACGATCAGGGATTTACTCCGCTCGGTTCTGCGGCTTCGCCCTGACCGGATTATTGTGGGAGAAATCCGGGGCGGTGAGGCCCTCGATATGCTCCAGGCCATGAACACCGGACATGACGGCTGTATGTCAACCATCCACGCCAACAGCGCCAAAGACAGTTTATCGAGGCTCGAAACCTGCTCCCTGTTGAGCGGGGTTGAAATCCCGCTCGCGGTCATCCGCGAGCAGGTCGCTTCGGCCATCAATATTGTCGTCCAAACCGCTCGGCTGCCAAATGGCTCACGCAAGATCACCGGCATCACCGAGGTGCTTGGACTCGAAAACGGGCACTATAAGCTCAACGATATTTATTCGTTAAGCCACTGA
- the icd gene encoding NADP-dependent isocitrate dehydrogenase produces MSYKNVTVPVNGQKIVMGANGKLNVPDHPIIPFIEGDGIGPDITRAAMIVWDAAVLQAYGGKRKVAWMEVYAGEKANEVYGQPIWLPPETLTACREFLVSIKGPLTTPVGGGIRSINVALRQELDLYVCQRPVQWFKGVPSPVKQPELTDMVIFRENTEDIYAGIEWAAGTPEVKKVIDFLQKEMGVTKIRFPGSSGIGIKPVSREGTERLVKAAIRYAIAQRRPSLTLVHKGNIMKFTEGAFRDWGYDVARKEFGAKPIDQGPWHKIRTADGHELVIKDVIADAFLQQILTRPADYSVIATLNLNGDYISDALAACVGGIGIAPGANINYDSGVACFEATHGTAPKYANLDKVNPGSLILSGEMMFRYMGWTEAADRILAGVERTISKKTVTYDFERLMEGATLLKCSEFGQAIAANM; encoded by the coding sequence ATGAGCTATAAAAACGTTACAGTCCCAGTCAATGGACAGAAAATCGTGATGGGCGCCAACGGAAAGTTAAACGTGCCGGACCATCCGATTATTCCCTTTATCGAGGGCGATGGAATAGGGCCTGATATCACCCGCGCGGCGATGATTGTGTGGGATGCGGCGGTCCTGCAGGCCTATGGCGGCAAACGGAAGGTGGCCTGGATGGAGGTTTATGCCGGCGAGAAGGCCAATGAAGTGTATGGGCAGCCGATCTGGCTTCCGCCGGAGACCCTGACCGCCTGCCGCGAATTCCTGGTCTCCATCAAGGGGCCATTGACTACCCCGGTGGGCGGTGGTATCCGCAGTATCAATGTGGCTTTGCGGCAGGAACTGGACCTGTATGTGTGTCAGCGTCCGGTTCAGTGGTTCAAGGGTGTGCCTTCGCCGGTGAAGCAGCCTGAATTGACGGATATGGTCATCTTTCGTGAAAACACCGAGGATATCTATGCCGGTATCGAGTGGGCGGCTGGTACTCCGGAGGTGAAGAAGGTCATTGATTTCCTCCAAAAAGAGATGGGAGTCACTAAAATCCGCTTCCCCGGCTCGTCCGGCATCGGGATCAAGCCCGTTTCACGGGAGGGAACTGAGCGGCTGGTCAAGGCCGCGATTCGCTATGCCATTGCGCAACGCAGGCCCTCCCTGACGCTGGTGCACAAGGGGAATATCATGAAGTTTACGGAAGGCGCGTTCCGGGACTGGGGCTATGACGTCGCCCGGAAAGAATTTGGCGCCAAACCGATTGATCAGGGGCCCTGGCATAAGATCAGGACGGCCGACGGCCATGAACTGGTGATCAAGGATGTGATCGCGGATGCCTTTCTGCAGCAGATTCTGACGCGGCCAGCTGATTACTCGGTCATCGCCACGTTGAATCTCAATGGTGATTATATTTCTGATGCCCTGGCGGCCTGCGTGGGCGGCATCGGCATTGCGCCGGGCGCCAACATCAATTACGACAGCGGGGTGGCGTGTTTCGAGGCGACCCATGGCACGGCCCCGAAATATGCGAATCTGGATAAGGTGAACCCCGGCTCGCTGATTCTCTCCGGGGAGATGATGTTCCGCTATATGGGCTGGACCGAAGCGGCGGATCGCATCCTCGCCGGCGTGGAGCGGACCATCAGCAAGAAAACCGTGACCTATGATTTTGAGCGCCTGATGGAAGGCGCCACCCTGCTCAAGTGTAGTGAGTTCGGGCAGGCGATTGCAGCCAATATGTGA
- a CDS encoding aconitate hydratase, with protein MGMNVVQKILREHLVSGEVIPGQEISIRIDQTLTQDATGTMAYLQFEAMGLDRVRNELAVSYVDHNTIQVGFENADDHQYLQSVAAKYGIIYSKPGNGICHQVHLERFGAPGKTLLGSDSHTPTGGGVGMLAIGAGGIDVAVAMGGGPFYLTAPRVVKINLTGKLRPWVTAKDVILKVLQLFTTRGNVGCIFEYGGPGLKHLSVPERATITNMGAESGATTSVFPSDEVTKAFLQAQARGDVWREVVADPDAMYDKEVTINLSKLEALAAAPHSPDNIVTVASIAGTKVDQVLIGSCTNSSYMDLKTVAKILSGRRVHPDVTAGIAPGSKQVLEMIADDGGMSTLLAAGVRLFENACGFCIGNSQSPKTHSVSLRTNNRNFEGRSGTKSAGVYLVSPPVAALAILQGKIVDPASVMDIKYPKVKMPKAYKVDDSMLLPPSNDPASVVIVRGPNIGEPPRNVPLPESLKGVATLKVGDKITTDHIMPAGARLKYRSNVPAYSEYVFEPNDPSFPKRAAALRDAGKHNIVVGGESYGQGSSREHAALCPMYLGVKAVLAKSIERIHSANLINFGILPLLFENPADYEAITQGDELVVAGMRMAVQGGSERIVLRNVTRGCDVAAKLILTARQRAIILAGGLLNFTKSAK; from the coding sequence ATGGGCATGAATGTGGTACAGAAGATTTTGCGGGAACATCTGGTTAGCGGCGAAGTGATTCCCGGACAGGAAATTTCAATCCGGATCGACCAGACCCTGACGCAGGATGCCACGGGGACGATGGCCTATCTTCAGTTTGAAGCGATGGGCCTGGACCGTGTGCGGAATGAACTGGCGGTCAGCTATGTGGACCACAACACCATCCAGGTGGGATTCGAAAATGCAGATGATCACCAATATCTCCAGAGTGTGGCCGCCAAATACGGGATCATTTATTCCAAGCCGGGCAATGGAATCTGCCACCAAGTCCATCTGGAGCGCTTCGGGGCCCCGGGGAAAACGCTGCTAGGCTCTGACTCGCATACGCCCACCGGCGGCGGCGTCGGAATGCTGGCCATCGGGGCTGGCGGGATCGATGTGGCCGTGGCCATGGGGGGCGGCCCTTTCTATCTGACGGCTCCCCGGGTCGTGAAGATCAACCTGACCGGCAAGCTCCGGCCGTGGGTCACGGCGAAAGATGTCATTTTAAAAGTGCTGCAACTGTTCACGACCAGGGGAAATGTGGGGTGTATTTTCGAATATGGCGGACCGGGCTTGAAACATCTTTCAGTCCCTGAGCGCGCCACCATCACCAACATGGGTGCCGAATCCGGCGCCACCACCTCGGTTTTTCCGAGCGATGAGGTGACGAAAGCCTTTTTGCAGGCGCAAGCGAGGGGCGATGTCTGGCGGGAAGTGGTTGCGGATCCAGATGCCATGTATGATAAAGAGGTGACGATCAACTTGTCGAAGCTGGAGGCGTTGGCTGCCGCCCCCCACTCCCCGGATAATATTGTGACCGTCGCCTCGATCGCCGGAACGAAAGTGGACCAGGTGTTGATTGGTTCCTGCACCAACTCCTCCTATATGGATTTGAAGACGGTGGCAAAAATCCTGAGCGGGCGACGGGTGCATCCGGATGTGACCGCCGGCATTGCCCCGGGCTCCAAGCAGGTGTTGGAGATGATTGCGGATGATGGGGGGATGAGTACCCTGCTGGCCGCGGGGGTCCGGCTGTTCGAAAATGCCTGTGGTTTCTGTATAGGCAACTCCCAGTCGCCCAAGACCCATTCTGTTTCATTGCGCACCAATAACCGGAACTTTGAGGGCCGGTCCGGCACGAAGTCGGCGGGCGTATACCTGGTCAGTCCACCGGTGGCCGCACTGGCAATCTTGCAGGGGAAGATTGTTGATCCGGCCTCGGTGATGGATATTAAATATCCCAAAGTCAAGATGCCCAAGGCCTACAAAGTGGATGACTCAATGCTGCTCCCCCCGTCGAACGATCCGGCCTCCGTTGTGATTGTGCGCGGTCCGAACATTGGTGAACCGCCCCGGAATGTGCCGCTACCCGAATCGCTGAAGGGAGTGGCCACGCTGAAGGTGGGCGACAAGATCACCACGGACCACATCATGCCGGCGGGGGCAAGGTTGAAATACCGGTCGAATGTGCCCGCCTATTCCGAGTATGTATTCGAGCCGAACGATCCCTCGTTCCCGAAGCGTGCGGCGGCCCTGCGGGATGCCGGTAAGCACAACATCGTGGTCGGAGGGGAGTCCTATGGCCAGGGGTCCAGTCGGGAGCATGCCGCCCTGTGCCCCATGTATCTGGGGGTCAAAGCCGTTCTGGCAAAATCCATTGAGCGTATTCACTCCGCTAATCTGATCAACTTCGGGATACTTCCGCTGTTGTTCGAGAATCCGGCGGATTATGAAGCTATCACCCAGGGGGATGAACTGGTCGTCGCCGGGATGCGGATGGCAGTGCAGGGCGGGAGTGAGCGTATCGTGCTGCGTAATGTCACCCGGGGCTGCGACGTGGCGGCTAAACTGATTCTGACGGCCCGGCAACGGGCCATCATTCTGGCGGGTGGTTTATTGAATTTCACGAAAAGCGCGAAGTAA
- a CDS encoding FHA domain-containing protein, translating to MFLEFTNVDGKRHEVHLEGRTSITFGRTQEADVCIPETRISRIHAEIRLWDSDYVIKDLNSRNGLYVNGAKVMVAVLKPGDVIRIGTHEFTFSKPPQKGTQTIVREVSREIEEGNKGYRTVLREIVQSTSLPRKKP from the coding sequence ATGTTTTTGGAATTTACAAATGTCGACGGTAAGCGCCATGAAGTTCATCTTGAAGGCCGGACCTCCATCACCTTCGGGCGCACACAGGAAGCGGACGTCTGCATCCCCGAAACCCGGATTTCACGGATTCATGCTGAAATCCGGCTCTGGGATTCGGATTATGTGATCAAAGATCTTAATTCACGCAATGGCCTTTACGTCAATGGCGCCAAAGTCATGGTGGCGGTCCTCAAGCCCGGGGATGTGATCCGCATTGGCACGCACGAGTTCACCTTTTCCAAGCCCCCGCAAAAAGGGACCCAAACCATTGTCCGCGAAGTCTCACGGGAAATTGAAGAGGGCAACAAAGGGTATCGAACGGTGCTGCGCGAAATTGTCCAGAGCACATCGCTCCCCCGCAAAAAGCCCTGA
- a CDS encoding sugar transferase translates to MSSHRSYMQKQVIWLGALDAFCLIAGVLSAVVLRLGSDSLDTHINDYISGWIYLTVAVLASNYLTGSYGLELRLSRFNMAINWLFSMTMAVLVVSITSYAWLSAALGRGVLGIAVLVYSVLWLTLRMLIYHYLFRQEPFIYRVAILGTGCRAQSDLRLVQNLHLRPKHVVVALIQVDQGGGIRMSDSPAPGDEARAEGAEPVPPVIHCSPAHVAATVRSLDCDVLLVAVEREQELAGVYPQMRRLRFEGVSVLSPLNVAEVYSGKVPLTMVDELWLMNASQGHISPMAMRVKRVVDIFLIVVTAPITVYFGLLTALLIKLSAPRSPVLYFQERVGRFGRIFRIYKFRTMKVDAEQEEGAVWSPENDPRISWAGRSLRKYRLDELPQLWNVLKGDMSLVGPRPERPEIVERLEKVVPFYRERENLLPGLTGWAQIRYPYGATIEDARAKLEFDLYYLQNFSAALDLRIILRTLRIVVFGLERETK, encoded by the coding sequence ATGTCATCGCATCGCAGCTATATGCAGAAGCAGGTGATCTGGTTGGGGGCACTGGATGCCTTCTGCCTGATTGCCGGGGTGCTCTCTGCGGTAGTCCTCCGTCTGGGGTCTGATTCGCTGGACACCCATATCAACGATTATATTTCTGGCTGGATCTATCTGACGGTGGCGGTCCTGGCCTCCAATTATCTGACGGGCAGCTATGGACTGGAGCTTCGGCTCTCACGCTTCAACATGGCCATCAACTGGCTGTTTTCAATGACCATGGCGGTGCTGGTCGTCAGCATTACCTCGTATGCCTGGCTGAGCGCGGCCCTTGGCCGTGGCGTGCTGGGTATTGCCGTGCTGGTCTATTCGGTATTGTGGCTGACGCTGAGAATGCTGATTTATCATTATCTATTCCGGCAAGAGCCGTTCATCTACCGGGTGGCCATATTGGGGACGGGATGTCGGGCACAGTCGGATCTCCGGTTGGTTCAAAATCTCCATCTTCGGCCCAAGCATGTGGTCGTGGCGTTGATCCAGGTCGATCAGGGCGGCGGGATCAGGATGAGCGACAGCCCTGCTCCCGGCGATGAAGCTCGAGCGGAAGGGGCGGAGCCCGTCCCCCCGGTGATCCACTGCAGTCCCGCACATGTGGCGGCAACCGTCCGGTCACTTGACTGCGATGTGCTGTTGGTCGCGGTTGAGCGGGAGCAGGAATTGGCCGGGGTATATCCCCAGATGAGGCGACTGCGTTTCGAGGGAGTCTCGGTGCTTTCACCCTTGAATGTGGCTGAGGTCTATTCCGGGAAGGTGCCCCTGACGATGGTGGATGAGCTTTGGCTGATGAATGCCAGCCAGGGGCATATCTCGCCCATGGCCATGCGGGTTAAGCGTGTGGTGGATATTTTCCTGATTGTTGTGACCGCCCCCATCACCGTTTACTTTGGATTGCTTACGGCGCTCCTTATAAAACTGTCTGCCCCCCGGAGTCCGGTTCTGTATTTTCAGGAACGGGTGGGGCGGTTTGGCCGGATCTTCAGGATCTATAAATTCCGGACGATGAAGGTGGATGCGGAGCAGGAGGAAGGGGCTGTGTGGTCGCCCGAAAATGATCCACGGATCAGCTGGGCCGGCCGGTCTTTAAGGAAATACCGGTTGGATGAACTGCCTCAGTTATGGAATGTGCTGAAGGGCGATATGAGTTTGGTGGGGCCGAGGCCTGAACGACCGGAGATTGTGGAGAGGCTTGAGAAAGTCGTGCCCTTTTACCGCGAGCGAGAAAACCTGCTTCCGGGGCTCACCGGGTGGGCTCAGATCCGCTATCCCTATGGGGCGACCATTGAGGATGCAAGGGCCAAGCTCGAATTTGACCTCTATTACCTTCAGAACTTCTCGGCGGCCCTGGATCTGCGAATCATTTTGCGCACCCTGCGCATTGTGGTTTTTGGTCTGGAGCGGGAGACGAAGTAG
- a CDS encoding polysaccharide biosynthesis tyrosine autokinase, with protein sequence MPPVDSFEQKKVDPRIYLGILVFRWKLIVICFLYSMLGGVGYLQFAPKEYETGAGIMIYRDPSTQIESQSYHWSQSETHVSLLQSAAFQARIVEKLSPQWLKRLGGDVRELTPPLKVSRVGGAGISIWLSIRNSHPAYARAFLTEAIKQFQVQRELVKGESYGSAARILEEELARLREQIRSAEDEVIEFQRVNQMEYVQAKGSLELGYMNQLVGRQQQLNTERWMLEMQYPKLKGQSMEMIQSALSMTRATGLIASTGAGTNTGVEGVAAKPEEGSTSDDGRAWQNAKLKLIRLEQQRKDLAIYTQPENPKLRALDEEISSIRKDIQLQTELEYEKVKERISAISYQSDALEEAQRRWRSSYLMASKKTSDLRQLQSAVGRLESSASMLQAKLNDLRVDQEIKGEHFAELQPVRTNPTPAWPDPVKILLMSLVAGLGGGLGLALLAFFFDDKVQSVTDVESVVGVPFLGGIPYWVHGGDLTNRVRPIVRDQHRSGAAEAYRALRTNVLSAVEKAGKKIILLTSADSKEGKTLTTLNLSIMMARTGKKVLLLDMDLRRGLLHKSFEQERTPGIVDVLRERRPLTDVITKTTTENLWFAPAGSIEKNTSELLHGVDLENFFSSVMGEYDYIVLDTAPVLRVTDTVILASCPLVCVVYVAHANRTAKPTIKYSLDMLGDVHIIGMIVNSIEMHRISSLYYAYQYPNYAYYSYAYRYGYNYDLYDEHGRRTPMGPWSNMRRTVVRWFKNTFFPAE encoded by the coding sequence ATGCCTCCAGTAGACAGTTTTGAGCAGAAAAAGGTTGATCCCAGGATTTATCTTGGAATCCTTGTTTTCCGCTGGAAGCTGATCGTTATTTGTTTCCTTTATTCCATGTTGGGCGGGGTTGGGTATCTTCAGTTTGCCCCGAAAGAATATGAAACCGGCGCCGGGATCATGATTTACCGTGATCCCTCAACTCAGATCGAGTCCCAGTCCTATCACTGGTCCCAGAGCGAGACCCATGTCTCATTGTTGCAAAGTGCGGCGTTTCAGGCACGTATTGTCGAAAAACTTTCCCCCCAGTGGCTGAAGCGACTGGGCGGAGATGTCCGTGAGCTGACGCCGCCGCTGAAAGTCAGCCGGGTGGGGGGGGCGGGGATTTCCATCTGGCTCTCCATTCGTAATTCCCATCCCGCCTATGCCCGTGCCTTTTTGACGGAGGCCATCAAGCAATTTCAAGTCCAGCGGGAATTGGTCAAGGGCGAGTCGTATGGGTCTGCCGCGCGCATTCTGGAGGAGGAACTCGCCCGGTTGCGGGAGCAGATCCGCTCGGCTGAGGATGAGGTGATTGAGTTTCAGCGGGTGAACCAGATGGAGTATGTGCAGGCCAAGGGAAGTCTGGAACTGGGGTATATGAATCAACTGGTGGGGCGCCAGCAACAGCTCAATACCGAGCGCTGGATGCTGGAGATGCAGTACCCCAAGCTCAAGGGCCAATCCATGGAGATGATCCAGTCGGCCCTTTCCATGACGCGGGCGACCGGGTTGATCGCGTCCACTGGGGCGGGGACGAATACGGGGGTGGAGGGGGTTGCGGCCAAGCCGGAAGAGGGGAGCACCTCGGACGATGGGCGGGCCTGGCAGAATGCGAAATTGAAACTGATCCGGCTCGAACAGCAACGCAAGGACCTGGCGATTTACACCCAGCCTGAAAATCCAAAATTGAGAGCACTGGATGAGGAGATCTCGTCGATCCGCAAGGATATTCAACTTCAAACGGAACTTGAATATGAGAAGGTGAAGGAGCGGATCTCTGCGATTTCCTATCAGTCGGATGCGCTGGAGGAAGCGCAACGGCGGTGGCGAAGTTCTTATCTGATGGCCAGCAAAAAGACGTCTGACCTGCGTCAGCTCCAATCGGCGGTCGGACGCTTGGAAAGTTCTGCGTCCATGCTTCAGGCGAAGTTGAATGACTTGCGGGTCGATCAGGAGATCAAAGGGGAGCATTTCGCGGAATTGCAGCCGGTGCGGACCAACCCGACTCCCGCCTGGCCTGATCCCGTCAAAATATTACTCATGTCGCTGGTGGCCGGACTGGGCGGCGGGTTGGGGCTGGCCTTGCTGGCGTTTTTCTTTGATGACAAGGTACAGTCGGTGACGGATGTTGAAAGTGTGGTCGGGGTTCCGTTTTTAGGCGGGATTCCTTACTGGGTTCATGGCGGGGATTTGACCAACAGGGTGCGCCCGATTGTCCGCGACCAGCACCGTTCTGGCGCGGCGGAGGCGTACCGTGCGTTGCGAACCAATGTGCTCTCTGCCGTTGAAAAGGCCGGCAAGAAGATCATACTGCTGACGAGCGCCGATTCCAAGGAAGGGAAGACCCTTACCACGCTGAATTTATCCATCATGATGGCGCGAACCGGAAAAAAAGTGCTGTTGCTGGACATGGATCTTCGGCGCGGTCTGCTCCATAAATCGTTTGAACAAGAGCGCACGCCTGGAATTGTGGATGTACTGAGGGAGCGGCGGCCGCTCACTGACGTCATCACCAAAACCACTACGGAAAATCTCTGGTTTGCGCCGGCCGGGTCCATTGAAAAAAACACCTCCGAACTATTGCATGGGGTGGATCTGGAGAACTTCTTCAGCTCCGTCATGGGGGAGTATGACTACATTGTACTGGATACGGCGCCTGTGTTGCGCGTGACGGATACCGTGATTCTGGCGTCCTGCCCGTTGGTTTGTGTGGTCTATGTGGCGCATGCGAACCGGACGGCGAAGCCGACCATTAAATACTCTCTCGATATGCTCGGGGATGTGCATATTATCGGGATGATCGTCAACAGCATTGAGATGCACCGGATCAGCAGTTTGTATTATGCGTATCAATATCCGAACTATGCCTACTACAGCTACGCCTACCGTTATGGCTATAATTACGATCTGTACGATGAGCATGGGCGACGGACGCCCATGGGGCCGTGGAGCAATATGCGGCGAACGGTGGTCCGTTGGTTTAAGAACACGTTTTTCCCGGCGGAGTAA